In Drosophila pseudoobscura strain MV-25-SWS-2005 chromosome 4, UCI_Dpse_MV25, whole genome shotgun sequence, the following proteins share a genomic window:
- the Ir21a gene encoding ionotropic receptor 21a isoform X2, which produces MWTKWIVLALFTSQCAEIGAALYPVDFTEKCVSRRLINRYGLNEEIYGLRICGGGKPNQMRLRRRVDSTFHGKPKPRGELLANKFHINAYSLDQTNSLVALVNKIAHEYLGKCPPVIHYDAFVEKSDGLVLETLFKTIPISFYHGEINARYEAENPHLTSHIDSNCKSYILFLSDPLMARKILGPQTESRVVLVSRSTQWKLRDFLSSELSSNIVNLLVIGESLMADPMRERPYVLYTHKLYADGLGSNTPVVLTSWIKGGLSRPHINLFPPKFQAGFAGHRFQVSAANQPPFIFRIRTLDSSGMLQLQWDGVELRLLNMISKRLNFSVDISEAPRVSDSRSIVENIQTEIAQKTVDIGMSGIYVTAERLRETDMSVGHSRDCAAFITLASKALPKYRAIMGPFQWPVWVALICVYLGAIVPIVFTDRLTLSHLLGNWGEVENMFWYVFGMFTNAFTFTGKYSWSNTQKNSTRLLIGAYWLFTIIITSCYTGSIIAFVTLPAFPDTVDSVLDLLGLFFRVGTLGE; this is translated from the exons ATGTGGACGAAGTGGATTGTGCTGGCACTGTTCACAAGCCAATGCGCCGAGATAGGTGCTGCATTATATCCAGTCGACTTCACTGAAAAGTGTGTTAGCAGGCGACTTATCAATCGTTATGGTTTGAACGAAGAAATCTATGGGCTGAGGATTTGTGGAGGCggaaaaccaaatcaaatgcGTCTCCGACGACGTGTTGATTCAACTTTTCACGGCAAACCAAAGCCACGCGGAGAGCTTCTGGCCAATAAATTTCACATAAATGCATATAGTTTGGATCAGACCAACTCCCTTGTGGCGCTTGTCAACAAAATAGCTCATGAGTACTTGGGAAAGTGTCCACCGGTTATACATTACGATGCTTTTGTGGAGAAATCGGATGGACTCGTGTTGGAGACTCTATTCAAG ACCATTCCTATTTCGTTTTATCATGGCGAAATCAATGCCCGCTATGAGGCTGAAAATCCCCACCTCACAAGTCATATCGACAGCAATTGCAAGAGCTACATTCTGTTCCTTTCGGACCCGCTGATGGCACGTAAGATTCTAGGTCCTCAGACAGAGAGCCGCGTGGTGCTCGTCTCACGGTCAACGCAGTGGAAGCTCCGTGACTTTCTGTCTTCGGAGCTGTCCTCAAATATTGTGAATTTACTCGTTATTGGGGAGTCGCTGATGGCGGATCCAATGCGA GAGCGTCCGTACGTATTGTACACCCACAAGCTGTACGCAGATGGTCTCGGCTCGAATACACCTGTCGTTCTTACTAGCTGGATAAAAGGCGGTCTATCCCGACCCCACATAAATCTCTTCCCTCCAAAATTCCAAGCTGGCTTTGCAGGACATCGTTTTCAAGTCTCTGCTGCCAATCAACCGCCTTTCATATTTCGTATACGCACTTTGGACTCTTCGGgcatgctgcagctgcaatggGACGGCGTGGAGTTGCGGTTGCTGAACATGATTTCGAAGCGTCTGAACTTCTCGGTGGATATCTCAGAGGCTCCTAGGGTGTCCGATAGTCGCAGCATCGTTGAGAACATTCAGACGGAGATTGCCCAAAAGACAGTTGACATAGGAATGTCCGGTATTTACGTGACTGCGGAGCGTCTGCGGGAGACCGACATGTCCGTCGGACACTCGCGCGATTGTGCGGCTTTCATTACGTTGGCGTCCAAGGCGCTGCCAAAATATAGGGCCATCATGGGCCCGTTCCAGTGGCCAGTTTGGGTGGCTCTTATTTGCGTGTACCTGGGTGCGATCGTTCCGATTGTATTCACCGACCGCTTGACGCTGAGCCATTTGCTGGGAAACTGGGGAGAGGTGGAAAATATGTTTTGGTATGTGTTTGGCATGTTCACAAACGCTTTTACCTTCACCGGCAAATACTCGTGGAGCAATACGCAAAAGAACTCAACGCGTTTGCTTATCGGCGCCTATTGGCTCTTCACGATAATCATTACATCTTGCTACACCGGATCGATCATAGCGTTTGTGACATTGCCGGCGTTTCCAGATACGGTTGACTCTGTCTTAGATTTGCTCGGACTCTTCTTTCGCGTTGGCACGCTGGGTGAGTAG
- the Ir21a gene encoding ionotropic receptor 21a isoform X1, whose product MWTKWIVLALFTSQCAEIGAALYPVDFTEKCVSRRLINRYGLNEEIYGLRICGGGKPNQMRLRRRVDSTFHGKPKPRGELLANKFHINAYSLDQTNSLVALVNKIAHEYLGKCPPVIHYDAFVEKSDGLVLETLFKTIPISFYHGEINARYEAENPHLTSHIDSNCKSYILFLSDPLMARKILGPQTESRVVLVSRSTQWKLRDFLSSELSSNIVNLLVIGESLMADPMRERPYVLYTHKLYADGLGSNTPVVLTSWIKGGLSRPHINLFPPKFQAGFAGHRFQVSAANQPPFIFRIRTLDSSGMLQLQWDGVELRLLNMISKRLNFSVDISEAPRVSDSRSIVENIQTEIAQKTVDIGMSGIYVTAERLRETDMSVGHSRDCAAFITLASKALPKYRAIMGPFQWPVWVALICVYLGAIVPIVFTDRLTLSHLLGNWGEVENMFWYVFGMFTNAFTFTGKYSWSNTQKNSTRLLIGAYWLFTIIITSCYTGSIIAFVTLPAFPDTVDSVLDLLGLFFRVGTLDNGGWETWFQNSTHIPTSRLYRKMEFVGSLEEGIGNVTQSFFWNYAFLGSKAQLEYLVQSNFSDENISRRSALHLSEECFALFQIGFLFPRESVYKRKIDSMILLAQQSGLISKINNEVSWVMQRSTSGRLLQASSSSSLREIIQEERQLTTADTEGMFLLMALGYFLGGTALVSEIVGGITNKCRQIIKRSRKSASSSWSSQKSSALGLGGERTSAQKIEHDERKAARRDAADDGQKMSFGMRELNLTRTTFRELYGNYSRADQQQSCGHKPSDLVQSHEHTAQNESLDCLDELIAHLEKAEAQSDPSSAQQFFPDEYFGANTEHASVECFGPSTEQSSDTTQK is encoded by the exons ATGTGGACGAAGTGGATTGTGCTGGCACTGTTCACAAGCCAATGCGCCGAGATAGGTGCTGCATTATATCCAGTCGACTTCACTGAAAAGTGTGTTAGCAGGCGACTTATCAATCGTTATGGTTTGAACGAAGAAATCTATGGGCTGAGGATTTGTGGAGGCggaaaaccaaatcaaatgcGTCTCCGACGACGTGTTGATTCAACTTTTCACGGCAAACCAAAGCCACGCGGAGAGCTTCTGGCCAATAAATTTCACATAAATGCATATAGTTTGGATCAGACCAACTCCCTTGTGGCGCTTGTCAACAAAATAGCTCATGAGTACTTGGGAAAGTGTCCACCGGTTATACATTACGATGCTTTTGTGGAGAAATCGGATGGACTCGTGTTGGAGACTCTATTCAAG ACCATTCCTATTTCGTTTTATCATGGCGAAATCAATGCCCGCTATGAGGCTGAAAATCCCCACCTCACAAGTCATATCGACAGCAATTGCAAGAGCTACATTCTGTTCCTTTCGGACCCGCTGATGGCACGTAAGATTCTAGGTCCTCAGACAGAGAGCCGCGTGGTGCTCGTCTCACGGTCAACGCAGTGGAAGCTCCGTGACTTTCTGTCTTCGGAGCTGTCCTCAAATATTGTGAATTTACTCGTTATTGGGGAGTCGCTGATGGCGGATCCAATGCGA GAGCGTCCGTACGTATTGTACACCCACAAGCTGTACGCAGATGGTCTCGGCTCGAATACACCTGTCGTTCTTACTAGCTGGATAAAAGGCGGTCTATCCCGACCCCACATAAATCTCTTCCCTCCAAAATTCCAAGCTGGCTTTGCAGGACATCGTTTTCAAGTCTCTGCTGCCAATCAACCGCCTTTCATATTTCGTATACGCACTTTGGACTCTTCGGgcatgctgcagctgcaatggGACGGCGTGGAGTTGCGGTTGCTGAACATGATTTCGAAGCGTCTGAACTTCTCGGTGGATATCTCAGAGGCTCCTAGGGTGTCCGATAGTCGCAGCATCGTTGAGAACATTCAGACGGAGATTGCCCAAAAGACAGTTGACATAGGAATGTCCGGTATTTACGTGACTGCGGAGCGTCTGCGGGAGACCGACATGTCCGTCGGACACTCGCGCGATTGTGCGGCTTTCATTACGTTGGCGTCCAAGGCGCTGCCAAAATATAGGGCCATCATGGGCCCGTTCCAGTGGCCAGTTTGGGTGGCTCTTATTTGCGTGTACCTGGGTGCGATCGTTCCGATTGTATTCACCGACCGCTTGACGCTGAGCCATTTGCTGGGAAACTGGGGAGAGGTGGAAAATATGTTTTGGTATGTGTTTGGCATGTTCACAAACGCTTTTACCTTCACCGGCAAATACTCGTGGAGCAATACGCAAAAGAACTCAACGCGTTTGCTTATCGGCGCCTATTGGCTCTTCACGATAATCATTACATCTTGCTACACCGGATCGATCATAGCGTTTGTGACATTGCCGGCGTTTCCAGATACGGTTGACTCTGTCTTAGATTTGCTCGGACTCTTCTTTCGCGTTGGCACGCTGG ACAACGGAGGCTGGGAGACATGGTTTCAAAATTCCACACACATTCCCACGTCACGGCTTTACAGGAAAATGGAGTTCGTAGGGAGTCTGGAAGAAGGCATCGGAAACGTCACGCAAAGTTTCTTTTGGAACTACGCATTTCTTGGATCAAAAGCTCAGCTTGAATACTTGGTCCAATCGAATTTCTCGGATGA AAATATATCGCGGCGTTCGGCACTTCATCTGAGCGAAGAGTGTTTCGCTCTCTTCCAAATTGGTTTCCTGTTTCCTCGAGAATCTGTGTACAAGCGAAAGATCGACTCTATGATTTTGCTGGCCCAGCAAAGCGGACTTATTAGCAAAATCAACAATGAGGTAAGCTGGGTCATGCAGCGTTCAACATCAGGTCGCTTGCTGCAGGCCAGTTCGTCCAGCTCCCTGCGAGAAATCATCCAGGAGGAACGCCAGCTGACCACCGCGGACACAGAGGGGATGTTTCTTCTAATGGCACTGGGATACTTTCTGGGCGGAACTGCCCTGGTATCCGAAATCGTAGGAGGAATCACCAACAAGTGCCGGCAAATCATCAAACGTTCTCGGAAGTCAGCCTCCAGCTCGTGGTCCTCCCAAAAGAGTTCCGCACTTGGCCTAGGTGGAGAGCGTACATCTGCCCAGAAAATAGAGCACGACGAACGCAAGGCGGCGCGTCGTGACGCGGCAGACGATGGCCAGAAGATGAGTTTCGGAATGCGGGAACTTAATTTGACGCGCACAACGTTTCGTGAATTATATGGGAATTACAGCAGAGCAGATCAGCAGCAAAGCTGTGGCCACAAGCCTTCGGATCTCGTGCAGTCCCACGAGCACACCGCCCAGAACGAATCTCTGGATTGTTTGGATGAGTTAATAGCTCATTTGGAGAAGGCCGAAGCTCAAAGTGACCCTTCTTCAGCTCAGCAGTTTTTTCCTGACGAATATTTTGGTGCAAACACCGAACACGCGAGCGTCGAATGTTTTGGTCCAAGCACAGAACAATCAAGCGACACAACACAGAAGTAA